Within the Dechloromonas denitrificans genome, the region GCCATCGCCAGTCGCGCCACGGTGCTGGTCGAGGACGCCCGGGTCAAGCGCCGGAACAGCTTTCACCCGGTTCGCTTCAGCGTCGTTCCGGCGCCCGACAGCGGCGATGGGCAGCCCTTGTTCCTGGTCGTTTTCGAAGACGTCGTACTTGCCGAAGACAAGGTGGAACAGCGCGTGCGCAAGCGCACGGCCCAGTTGCGAACGCTGATCGCCGAACTGACGCTGACCGGGGAACGCGAGCGGCGGACGCTGGCGCGCGATCTGCATGACGATCTTGGCCAGGTACTCGCCATCGTCAAAATCAAGCTCACCTCGCTGGAAGGCTGTGAACGGCGCGGAGCGCTGAAGACTTCGTTGAAACAGATAGAAGAACTGGTCGATCAAGCGAATCGTTCGGTGCGCTCGATGATGCAGCAACTGAGCCCGCCAATTCTCCAGGCGCTTGGCCTGGTCGCCGCGCTGGAATGGCTGGCCGAGGAAATGGAACGCCTTTACGGCCTGGTCGTTCGCCTCGACTGCGACGGTGCATTGCCGGCCGTTGAGGAGCCGGCGCGAACGACGATCTTTCGCGCCATCCGGGAATTGTTGATCAATGTCGCCAAGCACGCCAATACGAATGCCGCCCAAGTCCTTTGCCACCTGACTGACGATGGTCGTTTTTCTGTATCGGTGATCGATCAGGGCGAGGGTTTCGACTATCACGAGGCACTGACCAAACCGGCCAAGGATTCCGGATTCGGCCTGATCGGCATCGCGGAACGGATAGAATTCATTGGCGGAGAAATGTCCGTGGACACCATGCAGGGCTATGGGACGACAATCTCCATAACATTTCCGGTCAAAAGTGGAAATGAGCTGGCGGAGGAAGGGCGAAATGGCGATTCGGATATTGTTGGCGGATGACCACAAAATACTGCGCGAGGCCTTGAAAGGAATCCTCGAACGCGAGCACGACATTGCGCTGGTCGGCGAGGCAAACGACGGCGCCGAAACCATCAAGCTGACCCGGGAAGTCCATCCCGATATCGTTTTGATGGACATCGGGATGCCAGTCATGGGCGGCATAGAAGCCGCCCGTACCCTGCTCGCCGAGCAACCCGAACTCAAGGTGATCGCCCTGTCGACCTACTCCGATCGACGTATCGTGCTGCAAATGCTGGATGCCGGGGCGCGCGGCTATATCGTCAAGTCGGCCGGGCGCGACGAGTTGCTGCGGGGCATTCGCGCCGTTTCACACGGCCGGATCTATCTCTGCCCCGATGCCTCGGCCGTTCTGGTCGATAGCGTGCGCGCCAGGAGCCTGGGCGAACCTTTTGCCAGCGAACGCCTGGGCAAACGCGAGCGCGAAGTCCTGCAATTGCTGGCGGAAGGCCATACCTCGCCGACTATCGGCAAAAAACTGCATATCGCCACCAGCACAGTCGAAGTACATCGCCGGAACATCATGCGCAAGCTGGAACTGCACAGCATCGCCGAGCTGACCAAATACGCAATCCGCAATGGCCTGACGTCCTCCTGAAGCGCCTTCCCGGCATTGGCCGACACTGCGCTGCGATGATGGATCGCTAGACCCACGAACATTGGGCCGTCCCGGTCAACGGGACGAACAGGACCGGCAGCACACAACGTTGCTCCAACCTGCCGTTTGCGTCTTTCTTCAACAAAAGCAATTCCTGCCCGAAATATCGATCGCCGACCGGCATGATCAGTCTGCCGCCCGGCTTGAGCTGCTCGACTAGCGCCGCCGGGATCTGCGGCGCGCCGGCCGTGACGATTACCGCGTCGTAAGGAGCGTGCTCGACCCAACCGAAACAGCCGTTCCCGCTTTGCACCTCGACATTCCCATAGCCCAGCTGCTGCAGACGCTGGCGCGCCGCGCAGGCAAGACTCTCGACAATTTCCAGCGAGTAGACCTGCTTGACCAGCAAGGCCAGTACGGCGGCCTGATAGCCCGATCCGGTGCCAATTTCGAGAACCACGTCATCGGCCTGCGGCTGAATCAGATCAGTCATCAAGGCGACGATATAAGGTTGCGAAATGGTTTGACCGTGACCAATCGGCAAAGGGGCATTGCGATAGGCGCCGGGCTGCAACTCGTCCGGAACGAAGGCATGCCGCGGCACCTTGCGCATTGCCGCGATCACCCGCTCGGCTAGTT harbors:
- a CDS encoding sensor histidine kinase — its product is MILASFAPAAVLTNQAFEILHCSGPTENYLELPRPGPTKDLPGVAREGLGSRLRSALQQAIASRATVLVEDARVKRRNSFHPVRFSVVPAPDSGDGQPLFLVVFEDVVLAEDKVEQRVRKRTAQLRTLIAELTLTGERERRTLARDLHDDLGQVLAIVKIKLTSLEGCERRGALKTSLKQIEELVDQANRSVRSMMQQLSPPILQALGLVAALEWLAEEMERLYGLVVRLDCDGALPAVEEPARTTIFRAIRELLINVAKHANTNAAQVLCHLTDDGRFSVSVIDQGEGFDYHEALTKPAKDSGFGLIGIAERIEFIGGEMSVDTMQGYGTTISITFPVKSGNELAEEGRNGDSDIVGG
- a CDS encoding response regulator, yielding MAIRILLADDHKILREALKGILEREHDIALVGEANDGAETIKLTREVHPDIVLMDIGMPVMGGIEAARTLLAEQPELKVIALSTYSDRRIVLQMLDAGARGYIVKSAGRDELLRGIRAVSHGRIYLCPDASAVLVDSVRARSLGEPFASERLGKREREVLQLLAEGHTSPTIGKKLHIATSTVEVHRRNIMRKLELHSIAELTKYAIRNGLTSS
- a CDS encoding protein-L-isoaspartate(D-aspartate) O-methyltransferase codes for the protein MQTNPDVNLEHLLGEIREEVRATAGYTGRAELAERVIAAMRKVPRHAFVPDELQPGAYRNAPLPIGHGQTISQPYIVALMTDLIQPQADDVVLEIGTGSGYQAAVLALLVKQVYSLEIVESLACAARQRLQQLGYGNVEVQSGNGCFGWVEHAPYDAVIVTAGAPQIPAALVEQLKPGGRLIMPVGDRYFGQELLLLKKDANGRLEQRCVLPVLFVPLTGTAQCSWV